In the Burkholderia cenocepacia genome, one interval contains:
- a CDS encoding helix-turn-helix transcriptional regulator, translating into MELNFRKPDEIVTLLCARLRTERLALQLTQSDVAARAGVGSNTVSNLEAGRNVSLETVVRVAMVLGRSKELEGLFLPKLDSLEDVHRYEKSAKRQRVKRGNQK; encoded by the coding sequence CTGGAATTAAATTTTCGCAAGCCCGATGAAATCGTCACACTGCTTTGCGCGAGGCTTCGCACGGAGCGGCTGGCGTTGCAATTGACGCAGAGCGACGTAGCCGCGCGTGCCGGCGTCGGTTCCAATACCGTGTCCAATCTGGAAGCCGGACGCAATGTGAGCCTCGAGACGGTAGTTCGTGTAGCCATGGTCCTGGGACGTAGCAAGGAACTCGAAGGATTGTTCCTGCCGAAGCTCGATAGCCTGGAAGACGTTCATCGGTATGAAAAAAGTGCCAAACGTCAGCGCGTCAAGAGGGGCAACCAGAAATGA
- a CDS encoding porin, whose product MKKTLIAGAGAAALLTPLAHAQSSVTLYGLIDAGIAYTNNVNGASQWRMTTGTINGSRFGLRGTEDLGGGLKALFVLENGFNANNGGLGQDGKLFGRHAYVGLSRAGYGTLTLGRQYDTMVDFVAPLSATSGDFGDTGFAHPFDNDNLNHSLRINNAVKYTSDTIAGFKVGALYAFSNSANFSANRAYSVAASYTNGPLKLAGAYLQMNGTKGSTSASPGATDSAEAKSLNQGGWSIGSDRMRTYGGGVSYVFGPATVGFVYTRSQYDNTGAFGSSGQIAFNNYDVNVRYAVTPAVSVGAAYVYTDASVSNPDSKHGTDPKWHQANLQAVYKLSRRTDLYAEAMFQHASGRGYQAFINTSGGASSTANQVVGTIGMRTRF is encoded by the coding sequence ATGAAAAAAACCCTGATCGCCGGCGCAGGCGCCGCCGCACTCCTCACGCCGCTCGCCCACGCGCAAAGTTCGGTCACGCTGTACGGCCTGATCGACGCCGGCATCGCCTATACCAACAACGTGAACGGCGCGTCGCAGTGGCGCATGACGACCGGCACGATCAACGGCAGCCGCTTCGGCCTGCGCGGCACCGAGGATCTCGGCGGCGGGCTGAAGGCGCTGTTCGTGCTCGAAAACGGCTTCAACGCGAACAACGGCGGGCTCGGCCAGGACGGCAAGCTGTTCGGCCGGCACGCGTACGTCGGCCTCAGCCGGGCCGGCTACGGCACGCTGACGCTCGGTCGCCAGTACGACACAATGGTCGACTTCGTCGCGCCGTTGTCGGCGACGTCCGGCGATTTCGGCGATACGGGCTTCGCGCATCCGTTCGACAACGACAACCTGAACCACTCGCTGCGCATCAACAACGCGGTCAAGTACACGAGCGACACGATCGCGGGCTTCAAGGTCGGCGCGCTGTACGCGTTTTCCAACTCGGCGAATTTCAGCGCGAACCGCGCATACAGCGTGGCCGCGAGCTACACGAACGGCCCGCTGAAGCTGGCCGGTGCGTACCTGCAGATGAACGGTACCAAGGGTTCGACGAGCGCGAGCCCCGGCGCGACCGATTCGGCCGAAGCGAAGAGCCTGAACCAGGGCGGCTGGTCGATCGGCTCGGACCGCATGCGCACGTACGGCGGCGGCGTCAGCTACGTGTTCGGCCCGGCGACCGTCGGCTTCGTCTACACGCGCTCGCAGTACGACAACACGGGCGCGTTCGGCTCGAGCGGCCAGATCGCGTTCAACAACTACGACGTGAACGTGCGCTATGCGGTCACGCCGGCCGTCAGCGTCGGCGCGGCCTATGTGTACACGGACGCCAGCGTGTCGAATCCCGACAGCAAGCACGGCACCGACCCGAAATGGCATCAGGCGAACCTGCAGGCCGTGTACAAGCTGTCGCGCCGCACCGACCTGTACGCGGAAGCCATGTTTCAGCACGCGTCGGGCCGTGGTTACCAGGCGTTCATCAACACGTCGGGCGGCGCATCGAGCACGGCGAACCAGGTGGTCGGCACGATCGGCATGCGCACGCGGTTCTGA
- a CDS encoding 3-keto-5-aminohexanoate cleavage protein, protein MANARKVIITCAPTGAIHTPSMSPYLPVTPHEIETAAVAAAQAGAAILHLHARNPSDGKPTQDPAVFAEFLPRIKARTDAVINLTSGGSPHMTVDERLQPALHFQPEVASLNMGSMNFGLYPMLERFRELKHPWEREHLEKSRDLVFKNTFADIETILTRCGANGTRFEFECYDISHLYNLAHFVDRGLAKPPFFVQSVFGLLGGIGAHPEDLMHMRRTADRLFGSDYVWSILGAGRNQIPLATIGAAQGANVRVGLEDSLWIAPGKLAESSAAQVLKMRQVLEGLSLEIATPAEARAMLALKGGDAVNF, encoded by the coding sequence GTGGCAAACGCTCGCAAAGTCATCATCACCTGTGCGCCGACCGGCGCGATCCATACGCCGTCGATGTCGCCGTACCTGCCCGTGACGCCGCACGAAATCGAAACGGCCGCGGTCGCGGCCGCGCAGGCCGGCGCGGCGATCCTGCACCTGCACGCACGCAACCCGTCCGACGGCAAGCCGACGCAGGACCCGGCCGTGTTCGCCGAGTTCCTGCCGCGCATCAAGGCGCGGACCGACGCGGTGATCAACCTCACGTCGGGCGGCAGCCCGCACATGACGGTCGACGAACGGCTGCAGCCGGCGCTGCATTTCCAGCCCGAGGTCGCGTCCTTGAACATGGGTTCGATGAACTTCGGGCTGTACCCGATGCTCGAGCGCTTCCGAGAGCTGAAGCATCCGTGGGAGCGCGAACATCTCGAGAAAAGCCGCGATCTCGTGTTCAAGAACACGTTCGCGGACATCGAGACGATCCTCACGCGCTGCGGCGCGAACGGCACGCGGTTCGAATTCGAGTGCTACGACATCTCGCACCTGTACAACCTCGCGCACTTCGTCGATCGCGGGCTCGCGAAGCCGCCGTTCTTCGTGCAAAGCGTGTTCGGCCTGCTCGGCGGGATCGGCGCGCATCCGGAGGACCTGATGCACATGCGCCGGACGGCCGACCGCCTGTTCGGCAGCGATTACGTGTGGTCGATCCTCGGCGCCGGGCGCAACCAGATTCCGCTCGCGACGATCGGCGCCGCGCAAGGCGCGAACGTGCGCGTCGGGCTCGAGGATTCGCTGTGGATCGCGCCCGGCAAGCTCGCGGAATCGAGCGCCGCGCAAGTCCTGAAAATGCGCCAGGTGCTCGAAGGCCTGTCGCTCGAGATCGCGACGCCGGCCGAGGCGCGCGCGATGCTCGCGCTCAAGGGCGGCGACGCGGTGAATTTCTGA
- the codA gene encoding cytosine deaminase, translated as MNLFNVRLRGRDGLFTIGVDAGKIARIDVQTAPIASTNPDHIDGGGRLAIAPLVEPHIHLDAVLTAGEPAWNMSGTLFEGIERWAERKATITHEDTKARAHAAIGMLRDHGIQHVRTHVDVTDPTLAALKAMLEVKDEARGLIDLQIVAFPQEGIESFDGGRALMEQAIELGADVVGGIPHFENTREQGVSSIRFLMDLAERTGCLVDVHCDETDDPHSRFLEVLAEEARVRGMGARVTASHTTAMGSYDNAYCSKLFRLLKRAGLNFISCPTESIHLQGRFDTFPKRRGVTRVAELDRAGINVCFGQDSIKDPWYPLGNGNILRVLDAGLHICHMMGYQDLQRCLDFVTDHSATTMHLGDGYGIEIGRPANFVVLDADSDYEAVRRQAKATLSMRHGKVIMRREPERITYPD; from the coding sequence ATGAACCTGTTCAACGTACGTCTGCGCGGCCGCGACGGCCTGTTCACGATCGGCGTCGATGCCGGCAAGATCGCGCGGATCGATGTGCAAACCGCGCCGATCGCGTCGACGAACCCCGACCATATCGACGGCGGCGGCCGTCTCGCGATTGCGCCGCTCGTCGAGCCGCATATCCACCTCGATGCCGTGCTGACGGCCGGCGAACCCGCGTGGAACATGAGCGGCACGCTGTTCGAAGGCATCGAGCGCTGGGCCGAGCGCAAGGCGACGATCACGCACGAGGACACCAAAGCGCGCGCGCATGCGGCGATCGGCATGCTGCGCGACCACGGGATCCAGCACGTGCGCACGCACGTCGACGTGACCGATCCGACGTTGGCCGCGCTGAAGGCGATGCTGGAAGTGAAGGACGAGGCGCGCGGGCTGATCGATCTGCAGATCGTCGCGTTCCCGCAGGAGGGCATCGAATCGTTCGACGGCGGCCGCGCGCTGATGGAGCAGGCGATCGAGCTCGGCGCGGACGTCGTCGGCGGAATTCCGCATTTCGAGAACACGCGGGAGCAGGGCGTCAGCTCGATCCGCTTTCTGATGGATCTCGCGGAACGCACGGGCTGCCTCGTCGACGTGCACTGCGACGAAACCGACGATCCGCATTCGCGCTTTCTCGAAGTGCTCGCGGAAGAAGCGCGCGTGCGCGGCATGGGCGCGCGCGTCACCGCGAGCCACACGACCGCGATGGGTTCGTACGACAACGCGTATTGCTCGAAGCTGTTCCGGCTGCTGAAGCGGGCGGGACTGAACTTCATCTCGTGCCCGACCGAGAGCATTCACCTGCAAGGGCGCTTCGACACGTTTCCGAAGCGGCGCGGCGTCACGCGCGTCGCGGAACTCGACCGGGCCGGGATCAACGTGTGCTTCGGGCAGGATTCGATCAAGGACCCGTGGTATCCGCTCGGCAACGGCAACATCCTGCGCGTGCTCGATGCGGGCCTTCATATCTGTCACATGATGGGTTACCAGGACCTGCAGCGCTGCCTCGACTTCGTGACTGACCACAGCGCGACGACGATGCATCTCGGCGATGGCTACGGCATCGAGATCGGGCGGCCGGCCAATTTCGTCGTGCTCGACGCGGACAGCGACTACGAGGCCGTACGCCGGCAGGCGAAGGCCACGCTGTCGATGCGCCACGGGAAGGTCATCATGCGGCGTGAGCCGGAGCGCATCACGTATCCGGATTGA
- a CDS encoding type II toxin-antitoxin system HipA family toxin, giving the protein MIERIDVYYDGWGEHWLWGSMVSTTAITGRPLIVFEYSDDARKRGLELSSYALPLHGARLRKDFPSHQLGLPGPVYDALPDGWGMLLMDRLFKRRGLNAARIGPLERLAYIGNHAMGAMSFEPVAVEIQAPQPDIPLDRLAAEVQEVLNGEGGEFLHQLLQVGGSPQGARPKALVYRDPQSGVFTTAAVAGFDAWLVKFPARQEHPEVCAIEMVYAECLRMCGIETPDTLHFNLPDGMAAFASRRFDRRDGLRVPMQSVAAFTGADYKTPGALDYVNFLRATHMCTNDVREKARAFERAVFNVAFNNRDDHPKNFAYVMSRSGQWKLAPAYDVTFCEGPGGYHQMDVMGEALRIDRAALLGLAKEAELSAAVASDMIDGMCGVASQFSAIAKRRYEGIITEDTLTDIQRRIDENVALLR; this is encoded by the coding sequence ATGATCGAGCGGATCGATGTCTACTACGACGGCTGGGGGGAGCACTGGCTGTGGGGATCGATGGTTTCTACGACGGCGATCACGGGGCGCCCGTTGATCGTATTCGAATATAGCGATGACGCGCGCAAAAGGGGGCTGGAACTGTCGTCTTATGCGCTCCCATTGCATGGGGCGAGGCTGCGCAAGGACTTTCCGTCCCACCAGCTAGGATTGCCCGGCCCAGTCTATGACGCGCTGCCCGACGGATGGGGCATGTTGCTCATGGACCGCTTGTTCAAACGCCGCGGTCTCAACGCGGCACGCATCGGGCCGCTGGAGCGGTTGGCTTACATTGGCAACCACGCAATGGGCGCCATGTCGTTCGAGCCGGTCGCGGTCGAGATCCAGGCACCGCAGCCGGATATTCCTCTCGACCGGCTCGCGGCCGAGGTACAGGAAGTCCTCAACGGTGAGGGCGGCGAATTCCTTCATCAACTGCTGCAGGTGGGCGGCTCTCCGCAAGGTGCCAGGCCGAAGGCCCTGGTCTATCGTGATCCGCAGTCCGGCGTTTTTACCACGGCCGCGGTGGCGGGTTTTGACGCGTGGTTGGTCAAGTTCCCGGCTCGGCAAGAGCATCCCGAGGTGTGCGCGATCGAAATGGTCTACGCCGAGTGCTTGCGCATGTGCGGCATCGAGACCCCGGACACGCTGCATTTCAATTTGCCTGACGGGATGGCGGCATTTGCGTCCCGGCGTTTCGATCGACGGGACGGTCTGCGCGTGCCCATGCAAAGCGTTGCCGCGTTTACCGGTGCCGATTACAAAACGCCGGGGGCGCTGGACTACGTGAACTTCTTGCGTGCGACTCACATGTGCACCAACGACGTACGCGAGAAGGCGCGGGCGTTTGAACGGGCTGTCTTCAATGTCGCGTTCAACAATCGCGACGATCATCCGAAAAACTTCGCTTACGTCATGTCGCGATCCGGCCAGTGGAAACTCGCGCCGGCCTACGACGTGACATTCTGCGAGGGGCCGGGCGGTTACCACCAAATGGACGTCATGGGCGAGGCGCTGCGGATCGACCGGGCGGCATTGCTCGGACTGGCAAAGGAAGCAGAGCTTTCCGCAGCCGTTGCCAGCGACATGATCGACGGAATGTGCGGAGTAGCCAGCCAGTTCTCGGCCATTGCGAAGCGCCGCTACGAGGGGATCATCACAGAAGACACGCTGACGGACATTCAGCGTCGAATCGACGAGAACGTTGCGCTGCTGCGCTAG
- a CDS encoding DUF4148 domain-containing protein — protein MKSLVVTAAAAVLLAAPALSFAQQAKSPVTRAQVLQELIDLESVGYNPARGEIGNYPDDILAAQERLQAKRLAERKAARAAYGPAGEPATESGAAARPAL, from the coding sequence GTGAAATCGCTCGTCGTTACCGCCGCCGCTGCCGTCCTGCTCGCCGCACCGGCCCTGTCGTTCGCCCAGCAGGCGAAGTCGCCCGTCACGCGCGCGCAGGTGCTGCAGGAGCTGATCGATCTCGAATCGGTCGGCTACAACCCGGCGCGCGGTGAAATCGGCAACTATCCGGACGACATCCTCGCGGCGCAGGAACGGCTGCAGGCGAAACGTCTCGCCGAGCGAAAAGCGGCGCGGGCCGCCTACGGCCCGGCCGGCGAGCCGGCCACCGAATCGGGCGCGGCGGCCAGGCCCGCGCTGTGA
- a CDS encoding SDR family oxidoreductase, whose protein sequence is MTASDLLKPYDGLRVLVTGGASGIGLEIADAFAECGARVHVCDASQAAIAALADRPPRAATGAISATLADVSDPAAVERVFADVSTRLGGLDVLVNNAGIAGPTGGIDEIDPMQWEQTVAINLNAQFQFARRAVPLLRESKPGGAIIALSSVAGRLGYAFRTPYAATKWAVVGLVKSLAIELGPLGIRVNAIQPGIVRGPRMRRVIEARAQQLGIGYDEMEQRYLEKISLRRMTDPAEIAATALFLCSPGGHGITGQAISVCGNVEVL, encoded by the coding sequence ATGACAGCTTCCGACCTGCTGAAACCCTATGACGGCCTGCGCGTCCTCGTGACCGGCGGCGCGTCGGGCATCGGCCTCGAAATCGCCGACGCGTTCGCCGAATGCGGCGCGCGCGTGCACGTGTGCGATGCGTCGCAAGCCGCGATCGCGGCGCTCGCAGATCGGCCGCCGCGTGCCGCGACCGGCGCGATCAGCGCGACGCTGGCCGACGTGTCCGACCCGGCCGCCGTCGAGCGCGTGTTCGCCGACGTGTCGACCCGGCTCGGCGGCCTCGACGTGCTGGTCAACAACGCGGGCATTGCCGGCCCGACCGGCGGCATCGACGAAATCGACCCCATGCAGTGGGAGCAGACCGTCGCGATCAACCTGAACGCGCAATTCCAGTTCGCGCGCCGCGCGGTGCCGCTGCTGCGCGAGTCGAAACCCGGCGGCGCGATCATCGCGCTGTCGTCGGTCGCCGGCCGGCTCGGCTACGCGTTCCGCACACCGTATGCGGCGACCAAATGGGCGGTGGTCGGCCTCGTGAAAAGTCTCGCGATCGAACTCGGGCCGCTCGGCATCCGCGTGAACGCGATCCAGCCCGGCATCGTGCGCGGCCCGCGGATGCGCCGTGTGATCGAGGCGCGCGCGCAGCAGCTCGGCATCGGCTACGACGAAATGGAGCAGCGCTATCTCGAGAAGATCTCGCTGCGGCGCATGACCGATCCGGCCGAGATCGCCGCGACCGCGCTGTTCCTGTGTTCGCCGGGCGGGCACGGGATCACCGGGCAGGCGATCTCCGTCTGCGGCAACGTCGAAGTGCTCTGA
- a CDS encoding LysR family transcriptional regulator, with amino-acid sequence MDTLQNMRVFSRVVETGSFTAAAQSLNSTTGAMSRAVSELEARLRTRLMNRSTRRLALTSAGESYLRRCRQILADVDRAEEEASCAHERPAGVLRMHSFASVGHHYVLPALTRYHAQFPDVSIELSLSQRMPDLFDGTSDMAVVTASSLPDSELVSHLLGSTFSILCASPDYVKRHGVPARPQDLAAHACLTLCTPAFPTHEWVLEGPDGVEQIHVAGPVQTNTAESLALAIRDGIGIGMLPLYSAIDALRDGTLVRVLPAHILQKMNVYALYPSRRFVDAKVRTWVEMLRAQVPTMIARDVEMLNAIDREPQAA; translated from the coding sequence ATGGATACGCTACAAAACATGCGGGTGTTTTCGCGCGTCGTCGAGACGGGCAGTTTCACCGCCGCCGCGCAATCGCTGAATTCGACGACGGGCGCGATGTCGCGCGCGGTGTCGGAGCTCGAGGCGCGCCTGCGCACCCGTCTGATGAATCGCTCGACGCGCCGTCTCGCGCTCACGTCGGCCGGCGAAAGCTATCTGCGGCGCTGCCGCCAGATCCTCGCCGACGTCGACCGCGCGGAAGAAGAGGCGAGCTGCGCGCACGAGCGCCCGGCCGGCGTGCTGCGCATGCACAGCTTCGCGAGCGTCGGGCACCACTACGTATTACCCGCGCTGACGCGCTATCACGCGCAATTCCCGGACGTGTCGATCGAGCTGTCGCTGTCGCAGCGGATGCCCGACCTGTTCGACGGCACGAGCGACATGGCCGTCGTCACCGCATCGTCGCTGCCTGATTCGGAGCTCGTGTCGCACCTGCTCGGCTCGACGTTCAGCATTCTGTGCGCATCGCCCGACTACGTGAAACGGCATGGCGTGCCGGCCCGCCCGCAGGATCTCGCCGCGCACGCGTGCTTGACGCTATGTACGCCGGCGTTCCCGACGCACGAATGGGTGCTCGAAGGGCCCGACGGCGTCGAGCAGATCCACGTCGCCGGGCCGGTGCAGACCAATACGGCCGAATCGCTCGCCCTCGCGATCCGCGACGGCATCGGGATCGGCATGCTGCCGCTGTATTCGGCAATCGACGCGCTGCGCGACGGCACGCTCGTCCGTGTGCTGCCCGCGCATATCCTGCAGAAGATGAACGTGTATGCGCTGTACCCGTCGCGCCGCTTCGTCGATGCGAAGGTGCGGACCTGGGTCGAGATGCTGCGTGCGCAGGTGCCGACGATGATCGCGCGCGACGTCGAGATGCTGAACGCGATCGACCGCGAACCGCAGGCCGCCTGA
- a CDS encoding MFS transporter yields the protein MSTHHAQALSSAAGDANASLNRLLFRKLMPLLIAAYVISFLDRTNIAFAKHSMGVDLGISSAAYGLGAGLFFLTYALFEIPSNLIMHRVGARFWITRIMITWGALSVAMAFVRGETSFYVMRLLLGVAEAGLFPGVMLYLTYWFGREERARATGYFLLGVCIANIVGGPLAGALIELDGTLGFHGWQWLFVVEGIPAILLAFVVWTRLPDRPSAAPWLAPETGRALERKLAAEQDASVAAHGGHAFGAALRDPQIWLAIFVYFCHQLTIYTVIFFLPGIIGASGRLSPVAVGLLTSLPWLAAALGAGTLPRFARESRHSRRMLCAGLVVMAAGMVGAAHASPLAGLLCVCVAASMFFVVQSIVFTFPASRLAGSALAGGLGLVNTCGLLGGFVGPTVVGAIEQATGNAKNGLTLLAAALVVAAFASLALRHGHEHADVRSRG from the coding sequence ATGTCCACTCATCACGCTCAGGCATTGTCTTCCGCCGCCGGCGACGCGAACGCGTCGCTGAACCGGCTGCTGTTCCGCAAACTCATGCCGCTGCTGATCGCCGCCTATGTGATCAGCTTTCTCGACCGCACCAACATCGCGTTCGCCAAACACTCGATGGGCGTCGATCTCGGCATCTCATCGGCCGCGTACGGGCTCGGCGCGGGGCTGTTCTTTCTCACCTACGCGTTGTTCGAGATCCCGAGCAACCTGATCATGCATCGCGTCGGCGCGCGCTTCTGGATCACGCGGATCATGATCACGTGGGGCGCGCTGTCGGTCGCGATGGCGTTCGTCCGCGGCGAGACGTCGTTCTACGTGATGCGCCTGCTGCTCGGCGTGGCCGAAGCCGGCCTGTTTCCCGGCGTGATGCTGTATCTGACGTACTGGTTCGGCCGCGAGGAACGTGCGCGCGCCACCGGTTATTTCCTGCTCGGCGTGTGCATCGCCAACATCGTCGGCGGGCCGCTCGCCGGCGCGCTGATCGAGCTCGACGGCACGCTCGGCTTCCACGGCTGGCAATGGCTGTTCGTCGTCGAAGGCATTCCGGCGATCCTGCTCGCGTTCGTCGTGTGGACGCGATTGCCGGACCGTCCGAGCGCCGCGCCGTGGCTCGCCCCGGAAACCGGCCGCGCGCTCGAGCGCAAGCTGGCCGCCGAACAGGACGCGAGCGTCGCCGCGCACGGCGGCCATGCGTTCGGCGCCGCACTGCGCGACCCGCAGATCTGGCTCGCGATCTTCGTGTACTTCTGCCACCAGTTGACCATCTACACGGTGATCTTCTTCCTGCCGGGCATCATCGGCGCGTCGGGGCGGCTCTCGCCGGTCGCGGTCGGGTTGCTGACGTCGCTGCCCTGGCTCGCCGCCGCGCTGGGCGCCGGGACGCTGCCCCGCTTCGCCCGCGAGTCGCGTCATTCGCGCCGGATGCTGTGCGCGGGGCTGGTGGTCATGGCCGCCGGGATGGTCGGCGCCGCGCATGCGTCGCCGCTGGCGGGGCTGCTCTGCGTGTGCGTCGCGGCATCGATGTTCTTCGTCGTGCAGTCGATCGTGTTCACGTTTCCGGCGTCGCGGCTCGCCGGCAGCGCGCTGGCCGGCGGGCTCGGGCTCGTGAATACGTGCGGGTTGCTCGGCGGCTTCGTCGGGCCGACCGTCGTCGGCGCGATCGAACAGGCGACCGGCAATGCGAAGAACGGGCTGACGCTGCTGGCGGCCGCGCTCGTCGTCGCGGCGTTCGCGAGCCTCGCGTTGCGGCACGGGCACGAGCACGCCGACGTGCGGTCGCGCGGCTGA
- a CDS encoding chloride channel protein, translated as MRLDLPSAPAASSPPVSPFARMAVVTVLTGIGAGLGGMLLALLLHAIQHLAYGYGIAHVIGSESFLSGVTGAEPLRRLAVLTVCGIVAGGGWWALYRYGRPLVSIRRAVRAADPRMPFVSTTVHALLQIVTVALGSPLGREVAPREIGSLLAGRFAHAARLTPDDCRLMVACGAGAGLAAVYNVPLGGAIFVLEVLLGTFEMRALIVAVVTSAIAAIVAWLGLGNEHQYTVPAFVLSTPLVAWSIVCGPLFGFAAYGFVRLTTRARANAPKDWRLPVFALLNFAVIGVLSMGFPQLLGNGKGPASLGFDGTLTIGLAAVLLVLKVLIEAGSLRAGAEGGLLTPGLANGALLGVVLGGLWSIVWPGASLGGCALIGATAFLAASMQMPITAVVLLLEFTRANHDCLVPMLLAVAGSLVAYRFAQRVAERRATAIAAVSTPEAVAR; from the coding sequence ATGCGCCTCGATCTTCCATCCGCTCCCGCCGCTTCCTCGCCCCCCGTCAGCCCGTTCGCGCGCATGGCTGTCGTCACGGTCCTGACCGGTATCGGCGCGGGTCTCGGCGGCATGCTGCTCGCGTTGCTGCTGCATGCGATCCAGCACCTCGCGTACGGCTACGGCATCGCGCACGTGATCGGGTCCGAGAGCTTCCTCAGTGGCGTGACCGGCGCCGAACCACTGCGTCGGCTGGCGGTGCTGACCGTCTGCGGGATCGTCGCCGGCGGCGGCTGGTGGGCGCTTTACCGGTATGGCCGGCCGCTCGTCAGCATCCGTCGCGCGGTGCGCGCGGCCGATCCGCGGATGCCGTTCGTCAGTACGACGGTTCATGCGCTGCTGCAGATCGTCACCGTCGCGCTCGGCTCGCCACTCGGCCGCGAAGTCGCGCCGCGCGAGATCGGCTCGCTGCTCGCCGGGCGGTTCGCGCATGCGGCGCGACTCACGCCCGACGATTGCCGGCTGATGGTCGCGTGCGGCGCCGGCGCGGGGCTCGCGGCCGTCTACAACGTGCCGCTCGGCGGCGCGATCTTCGTGCTCGAGGTGCTGCTCGGCACGTTCGAAATGCGTGCGCTGATCGTGGCGGTCGTGACGTCCGCGATCGCGGCGATCGTCGCGTGGCTCGGCCTCGGCAATGAGCACCAGTACACGGTGCCGGCGTTCGTGCTGAGCACACCGCTGGTCGCATGGTCGATCGTCTGCGGGCCGCTGTTCGGCTTCGCCGCGTACGGTTTCGTGCGGCTCACGACCCGCGCGCGGGCGAACGCGCCGAAGGACTGGCGGCTGCCGGTGTTCGCGCTGCTCAACTTCGCGGTGATCGGCGTGCTCTCGATGGGGTTTCCGCAATTGCTCGGCAACGGCAAGGGGCCGGCATCGCTGGGCTTCGACGGCACGCTGACGATCGGCCTCGCGGCGGTGCTGCTCGTGCTGAAGGTGCTGATCGAGGCCGGCAGCCTGCGGGCCGGCGCGGAAGGCGGGCTGCTGACGCCGGGCCTCGCGAACGGCGCGCTGCTCGGGGTCGTGCTCGGTGGACTGTGGAGCATCGTGTGGCCGGGCGCATCGCTCGGCGGATGCGCGCTGATCGGCGCGACCGCGTTTCTGGCCGCGTCGATGCAGATGCCGATCACGGCCGTCGTGCTGCTGCTCGAATTCACGCGCGCGAATCACGACTGCCTCGTGCCGATGCTGCTTGCCGTGGCGGGTTCGCTTGTTGCGTACCGGTTCGCGCAGCGGGTGGCGGAGCGGCGAGCGACAGCGATCGCAGCCGTCAGCACGCCGGAGGCGGTTGCTCGCTAG
- a CDS encoding GntR family transcriptional regulator, translating to MPPRIVPPALKVIEQETMADKVYQQLREALMSGRFAPGQALSLRSVAEAVGSSTMPVRAALTRLRAERALVDGPNRALVVPPMTLDMLDELRDVRIALEGCIAERACARMTDAQIAAVRKTCETMQAHAEAGRSRAYLQSNFAFHSAIYAHGASENTLAIVENLWMRVGPFLNMVALDIPHMRRSMDAHRAIVDALERRDGAGVRAGIALDIGGAAHDLAETLRAEQTPRSVNAKP from the coding sequence TTGCCGCCACGCATCGTCCCGCCCGCACTGAAAGTCATCGAACAGGAAACGATGGCCGACAAGGTCTATCAGCAACTGCGCGAAGCGCTGATGAGCGGCCGTTTCGCGCCCGGCCAGGCGCTGAGCCTGCGCAGCGTCGCCGAGGCGGTCGGCTCGTCGACGATGCCCGTGCGGGCCGCACTCACGCGGCTGCGCGCCGAACGCGCGCTGGTCGACGGCCCGAATCGCGCGCTCGTCGTCCCGCCGATGACGCTCGACATGCTCGACGAACTCCGCGACGTGCGCATCGCGCTCGAAGGCTGCATCGCCGAACGCGCGTGCGCCCGGATGACCGACGCGCAGATCGCGGCCGTGCGCAAGACCTGCGAGACGATGCAGGCACACGCCGAGGCCGGCCGCTCGCGTGCCTACCTGCAAAGCAATTTCGCGTTCCACAGTGCGATCTACGCGCACGGCGCCAGCGAAAACACGCTCGCGATCGTGGAGAACCTGTGGATGCGCGTCGGCCCGTTCCTCAACATGGTCGCGCTCGACATCCCGCACATGCGGCGCTCGATGGATGCGCACCGCGCGATCGTCGATGCGCTCGAACGGCGCGACGGCGCGGGCGTGCGGGCCGGCATCGCGCTCGACATCGGCGGCGCCGCGCATGATCTCGCCGAGACGCTGCGGGCCGAACAGACGCCGCGGAGCGTGAACGCGAAACCGTAG